One stretch of Dokdonia sp. Hel_I_53 DNA includes these proteins:
- a CDS encoding glycoside hydrolase family 31 protein, with protein sequence MIVNTELQQKGNQFPNRVVDFKKEVDTLYFTTKNEVILQLTVLRDSVIRFRFATGGVFEPDFSYAIDEQALKGYNHLELTDDDTHYHIKTAKLHLRLEKESLQASIFDREGNLINEDELGFHYEESFEYGGNIVKMSKKAQHAESYYGLGDKPMHSNLRGKRIENWATDQYAFSKDQDPIYKSVPFYIGLTQKKAYGIFFDNTFRTYFDFCHERMGVTSFWAQGGEMNYYFIYGPEMSNVVQSYTNLTGVPELPPLWALGYQQCKWSYFPESNVKEIAAKFRELKIPCDGIYLDIDYMDGWRCFTWNNEYFPDPKRMVGELAEDGFKTIVIIDPGIKIDKDYWVYNEGVKNDYFCKRADGPYMKGKVWPGECNFPDYTNPKVRKWWAGLFKELIQDIGVKGVWNDMNEPAVMEVPGKTFPSDVRHNYDGHPCSHLKAHNIYGTQMARATYEGVKKYAYPQRPFVITRSAYSGAQRYTSSWTGDNVASWEHLWVANVQVQRMCISGMSFTGTDIGGFAEQPTGELYARWIQLGVFHPFCRTHSSGHHGDQEPWTFDVGVTDIARKFINLRYRLLPYLYTMFYEYVKKGTPLLKPLVYFDQEDAQTHYRTDEFIFGHHILVCPILEPNAKGRRMYVPRGKWFNYWSKQSIEGGKEQWVDADIDEMPLFIKEGTILPKYPLQQYVGELEIKQVELEVYYGLGKNASKLYEDAQDGYDYKKGRYSYRTFKMVGRERDWIIQQHKRGDYITSYDTFRIHLIGLPFDIKEIELDNQLVTFEEMQFDPIACALIINKDFTELHLTGA encoded by the coding sequence ATGATTGTAAACACAGAATTACAGCAAAAAGGGAATCAATTTCCAAATCGGGTAGTAGACTTTAAAAAAGAGGTTGATACTTTATATTTCACTACAAAGAATGAAGTCATACTTCAACTTACAGTTCTACGGGATAGTGTCATTCGATTTCGATTTGCGACAGGGGGAGTATTCGAGCCAGACTTTTCATATGCAATAGATGAACAAGCGCTAAAGGGATATAATCATCTTGAACTTACAGATGACGATACTCATTACCATATTAAAACGGCTAAATTACATTTAAGATTAGAAAAAGAAAGTTTACAGGCTTCAATTTTTGATAGAGAAGGTAATCTTATAAATGAAGACGAGTTAGGTTTCCACTACGAAGAAAGTTTTGAGTATGGTGGGAATATCGTTAAAATGAGTAAAAAAGCGCAGCATGCAGAGTCTTACTACGGTCTAGGAGATAAACCTATGCACTCTAATTTAAGAGGAAAACGGATTGAAAACTGGGCAACAGATCAATATGCTTTTAGCAAGGATCAAGATCCTATTTACAAATCTGTTCCTTTTTATATAGGTCTTACTCAAAAGAAGGCCTATGGAATCTTTTTTGATAATACATTTCGTACATATTTTGATTTTTGCCATGAACGAATGGGGGTTACTAGCTTTTGGGCCCAAGGTGGAGAGATGAACTATTATTTTATCTATGGTCCAGAGATGTCAAATGTGGTTCAGAGTTATACAAATCTCACAGGGGTGCCAGAGTTACCTCCTTTATGGGCGCTTGGCTATCAACAATGTAAATGGAGTTACTTCCCAGAGAGTAATGTTAAAGAAATAGCTGCAAAATTTAGAGAGCTCAAAATTCCATGTGATGGTATTTATTTAGATATTGATTATATGGACGGGTGGCGATGTTTTACTTGGAATAATGAATATTTTCCAGACCCTAAAAGAATGGTAGGAGAACTTGCAGAAGATGGCTTCAAAACTATTGTAATTATCGATCCAGGTATTAAAATTGATAAAGATTATTGGGTGTATAATGAAGGGGTTAAAAACGATTACTTCTGTAAGCGAGCAGATGGACCCTATATGAAAGGTAAAGTATGGCCGGGGGAGTGTAATTTCCCAGATTATACAAACCCAAAAGTTAGAAAATGGTGGGCTGGACTTTTTAAAGAGCTTATTCAAGATATAGGTGTGAAAGGAGTTTGGAATGATATGAATGAACCTGCTGTTATGGAGGTACCTGGAAAAACATTTCCCTCAGATGTACGCCATAACTACGATGGACATCCCTGTAGCCATTTGAAAGCTCACAACATATATGGTACTCAGATGGCTAGAGCAACATATGAGGGAGTTAAAAAATATGCTTACCCTCAACGTCCATTTGTGATCACTAGATCTGCATACAGTGGAGCGCAACGTTATACAAGTTCTTGGACTGGAGATAATGTTGCTAGTTGGGAGCATTTATGGGTTGCAAATGTACAAGTCCAGCGTATGTGTATTTCTGGAATGAGTTTTACGGGTACAGATATAGGAGGATTTGCAGAACAACCTACGGGTGAGCTTTATGCTAGATGGATACAACTAGGAGTATTCCATCCATTTTGTAGGACACACTCTTCTGGTCACCATGGAGATCAGGAGCCTTGGACTTTTGATGTAGGAGTGACAGATATTGCTCGCAAATTTATTAATCTACGCTATAGATTATTGCCCTATTTATATACTATGTTTTATGAATATGTAAAAAAAGGAACACCATTATTAAAGCCTCTTGTCTATTTTGATCAAGAAGATGCACAAACTCATTATCGTACAGATGAATTTATATTTGGTCACCATATTCTAGTTTGTCCTATACTTGAACCTAACGCAAAGGGACGTCGCATGTATGTGCCTAGAGGTAAGTGGTTCAATTATTGGTCTAAGCAGTCAATAGAAGGAGGTAAAGAGCAATGGGTAGATGCTGATATAGATGAAATGCCGTTATTTATTAAAGAAGGAACAATTTTACCTAAATATCCGTTACAACAGTATGTTGGAGAATTGGAAATTAAACAAGTAGAGCTAGAAGTCTATTATGGTCTTGGTAAAAATGCATCAAAGCTTTACGAAGATGCTCAAGATGGCTACGATTATAAAAAAGGGAGATATAGTTATCGTACATTTAAGATGGTAGGTCGTGAGAGAGATTGGATCATACAGCAGCATAAGAGAGGTGACTATATCACTTCTTATGATACTTTTAGGATTCATTTAATTGGGCTTCCATTCGATATTAAAGAAATTGAACTTGATAATCAGTTAGTTACATTTGAAGAAATGCAATTTGACCCAATTGCCTGTGCGCTAATCATTAACAAAGATTTCACGGAGTTACATCTTACTGGAGCTTAA
- a CDS encoding M48 family metallopeptidase has translation MNTKNTLIAILTIFLVCACKTSPFTGKKTLNFVSNDQLFPMAFQQYDAFLSENNVITGTPEANMVKRVGERIAVASEKYMTALGYPGYLSDYRWEYNLVKDEAVNAWCMPGGKIVVYTGILPVTQSETGLAMVMGHELAHALADHGAQRMSAAQVQQLGAVGVAVATSGSDPARQQQIMQLYGVGSAVGGMLPFSRSHETQADEIGIVIAAIAGYNPDEAANLWRRMKEKSGGQSPPQILSTHPSSDSRIANLTAKAPMAKAEAAKFGVTTFK, from the coding sequence ATGAATACGAAAAATACATTAATAGCGATACTGACCATTTTTTTGGTATGTGCGTGTAAAACCAGTCCATTTACAGGGAAGAAGACACTTAATTTTGTAAGTAACGATCAATTATTCCCGATGGCTTTTCAGCAGTATGACGCTTTTCTCTCTGAGAATAATGTTATTACAGGTACGCCAGAGGCAAATATGGTTAAAAGAGTAGGGGAGAGAATAGCTGTAGCCTCAGAAAAGTATATGACGGCTCTTGGCTACCCTGGTTATTTGTCAGATTATCGCTGGGAATATAATCTAGTAAAAGATGAAGCGGTAAATGCTTGGTGTATGCCAGGTGGTAAAATTGTCGTGTACACTGGAATATTACCTGTTACACAATCAGAAACAGGTCTTGCAATGGTTATGGGACATGAGCTAGCACATGCACTAGCAGATCATGGCGCACAACGTATGAGTGCAGCACAAGTACAACAGTTAGGTGCAGTGGGGGTAGCGGTAGCAACCTCAGGGTCAGATCCAGCAAGGCAACAGCAAATCATGCAACTCTATGGAGTGGGATCTGCAGTAGGTGGTATGTTACCTTTCTCTCGTAGTCATGAGACACAAGCAGATGAAATAGGAATCGTAATTGCAGCAATTGCAGGTTATAACCCAGATGAAGCTGCAAATTTATGGAGACGTATGAAAGAAAAAAGCGGCGGACAATCACCCCCGCAAATTTTAAGCACTCACCCTTCATCAGATAGTCGTATCGCAAATCTTACCGCAAAAGCGCCAATGGCAAAAGCAGAAGCAGCAAAATTTGGAGTAACGACTTTTAAATAA
- a CDS encoding MFS transporter, whose product MKKELLKGDKKLLNAWAFYDWANSTYSLVIASAIFPLFYGALFRSAAIEEIEVFGFLLRRSPLIFYTTAFAFFIVATISPILSGIADYLGNKKFFLKLFCYLGALSTIGLYWFSLEHIYLSLLLYALGLIGFWGSIVFYNSYLPDIAYPNQHDAISAKGYSWGYIGSVLLLIVCLGMILGYESFGFEDEGLPTRLSFVLTGIWWIGFSQYTYFYLPKGNPSSGKLTKAVLFNGFQELRSIWKSMKHQIRLKKYLYAFFVYSMAVQTVMLAAAYFGEQELEWGSDSERTTGLITSILLIQLVAVLGAVLTSRLSARIGNIKALIVINIIWIFICGWAYFVYTPIQFYITAGFVGLVMGGIQSLSRSTYSKFLPETDDTTSYFSFYDVSEKIGIIIGMFLYGFIEEITGSMRFSIVFLIIFFAVGVFLLLKVPKNRTIIN is encoded by the coding sequence ATGAAAAAAGAACTTCTTAAAGGCGATAAGAAATTATTAAATGCGTGGGCTTTTTATGACTGGGCAAACTCTACTTATAGCTTAGTGATAGCATCGGCTATATTTCCCTTATTTTATGGTGCGCTTTTTCGAAGCGCAGCTATAGAGGAAATCGAAGTGTTTGGGTTTTTACTTCGTCGAAGTCCGCTTATATTTTATACTACGGCATTCGCATTTTTTATCGTGGCTACGATTTCTCCTATACTATCTGGAATAGCAGACTATTTAGGAAATAAGAAATTCTTCTTAAAACTGTTTTGTTACTTAGGAGCATTATCTACCATAGGGCTGTATTGGTTTAGCTTAGAACACATTTACTTAAGTTTGCTTTTATATGCACTAGGTTTGATAGGATTCTGGGGAAGTATCGTTTTTTACAATTCATATTTACCAGACATAGCCTACCCAAATCAGCATGATGCTATTAGTGCAAAGGGATATTCGTGGGGGTACATAGGGAGTGTTTTGTTGCTGATTGTTTGTTTAGGAATGATACTTGGTTATGAATCTTTTGGTTTTGAGGACGAAGGATTACCTACAAGATTATCTTTTGTTCTTACTGGTATATGGTGGATAGGTTTTAGTCAGTACACCTATTTTTATCTTCCCAAAGGAAATCCGTCAAGTGGTAAATTAACTAAAGCCGTACTTTTTAATGGCTTTCAAGAATTGAGGAGTATTTGGAAGTCGATGAAACATCAAATTCGTCTTAAAAAATATTTATATGCCTTTTTTGTGTATAGTATGGCAGTACAGACGGTAATGCTTGCCGCTGCATATTTTGGAGAACAAGAGTTGGAATGGGGGAGTGATAGTGAGCGCACTACTGGATTAATCACAAGCATTCTTTTGATTCAATTAGTAGCCGTACTTGGTGCCGTACTTACTTCGAGATTATCTGCACGCATAGGAAATATTAAAGCATTAATTGTAATAAATATCATTTGGATTTTTATTTGTGGTTGGGCATATTTTGTGTATACACCTATTCAATTTTACATCACCGCAGGTTTTGTGGGGTTAGTCATGGGGGGCATTCAATCATTATCTAGGTCTACATATTCTAAATTTTTACCAGAAACAGATGATACAACGTCTTATTTTAGCTTCTATGATGTTTCAGAAAAAATAGGAATCATCATAGGTATGTTTTTATATGGATTTATAGAAGAAATTACAGGCAGTATGCGATTTTCTATCGTTTTTCTAATTATCTTTTTTGCAGTGGGGGTCTTTCTATTACTTAAGGTACCAAAAAATAGAACTATTATTAACTAA
- the mscL gene encoding large-conductance mechanosensitive channel protein MscL → MSTFFQEFKDFAVKGNMIDMAVGIIIGTAFNNVVNTLVKKVVMPPLSLMTDGINFADRKYVLRESPDGTQSISIGYGELIEVLIDFTVIAFTIFIVIKFINKFKNKAEDPKNKEVVTPKNLELLSNIEHLMQEQNKILKERGKNI, encoded by the coding sequence ATGTCTACATTTTTTCAAGAATTTAAGGACTTTGCGGTCAAAGGAAATATGATCGATATGGCAGTGGGTATCATTATAGGCACTGCCTTCAATAACGTTGTTAACACGCTTGTGAAAAAAGTGGTTATGCCACCGTTAAGTTTGATGACAGATGGTATTAATTTTGCAGATCGTAAATATGTTCTCAGAGAATCACCAGATGGAACTCAATCAATTTCAATAGGCTACGGAGAACTTATCGAAGTGCTTATTGACTTTACAGTGATAGCCTTTACAATTTTTATTGTCATAAAATTTATTAATAAATTTAAGAACAAGGCAGAAGATCCAAAAAATAAAGAGGTTGTCACGCCAAAAAATCTAGAACTATTATCTAATATTGAGCACCTTATGCAAGAACAGAATAAAATCCTTAAGGAGCGAGGTAAAAACATATAA
- a CDS encoding GIN domain-containing protein codes for MKKITIRTIILTLLILATLSVSAQREKIKGSRNVKELSEPLRPFTDIKVIDGLEVTLIQDATTGYDLEMDDNLLEIISFDIRDSTLLVSTRKDIRSSKKLNIIVRFEELNSVTVAAYSKVISKSTINTEDFACNLTSDSVFEGEIKSENAVITADESSKVDVEFKGDEIRFNLKNNAFAKADINTEKFVVMASGRTDMNFKGNAEEATITLTDNAEFKGRAFAVDQASLVLKDDTNALISIDKDLVLDMNHKSELELYGSPSIVIEKLAGNSKILKKE; via the coding sequence ATGAAAAAAATAACTATAAGAACAATCATTCTAACCTTGCTAATACTAGCAACATTAAGTGTTAGTGCACAAAGAGAAAAAATAAAAGGAAGTCGAAATGTTAAAGAGCTGTCAGAACCACTTAGACCATTTACTGATATAAAAGTAATAGACGGCTTAGAAGTAACCCTTATACAAGATGCAACTACTGGCTATGACCTCGAGATGGATGATAATCTTCTAGAAATAATAAGTTTTGATATACGCGACAGCACCTTGCTTGTTTCTACTCGAAAGGATATAAGAAGTAGTAAGAAGCTTAATATTATTGTTCGGTTTGAAGAATTAAATAGTGTAACAGTTGCTGCGTACAGTAAAGTAATTTCAAAATCTACAATTAATACAGAGGATTTTGCTTGTAATCTTACATCAGATAGTGTTTTTGAGGGGGAGATAAAATCAGAAAATGCAGTCATAACTGCAGATGAAAGCTCGAAGGTTGATGTAGAATTTAAGGGAGACGAAATTAGATTTAATTTGAAAAATAACGCTTTCGCGAAAGCTGATATCAACACAGAAAAATTTGTAGTTATGGCCTCTGGCCGCACAGACATGAATTTTAAAGGTAATGCAGAAGAAGCTACAATTACCTTAACAGACAACGCAGAATTTAAGGGCCGTGCATTCGCGGTAGATCAAGCATCTTTAGTCTTAAAAGACGACACAAATGCGCTTATCTCTATTGATAAAGACCTTGTTTTAGATATGAATCATAAAAGTGAGCTAGAGCTTTACGGAAGCCCATCTATTGTCATAGAAAAACTAGCTGGCAACTCAAAAATTTTAAAGAAAGAATAA